From one Musa acuminata AAA Group cultivar baxijiao chromosome BXJ2-6, Cavendish_Baxijiao_AAA, whole genome shotgun sequence genomic stretch:
- the LOC135614955 gene encoding pentatricopeptide repeat-containing protein At5g50990-like isoform X2 — translation MEAHARVVKHGIMTGSSIAAPLFHLYLKHDRVAEALLLLDEMLDEKVDAVHGNLVIVKLLKSGEFDRANRVFKKMPVKDLVSWNSMIAGCVQNSRPKEAMSFFDRMMGSGFEPDGFSFSSVLSACARVGARGYGERVHRLMLEKRIQLNFILCSALIDMYAKCGNIDAAEAVFNSIARDNVSIWNSMITGMAIHGHGSDAVALFSRMESEGLAPDGVTFLALLTACSHAGMVEEARKHFRMMTQVHGIEPGIEHYGAIVDATARAGLLDQAYETIRGMAVEPDGIIWRILLSACKRHHRPDLGEVAINHMASRGSGDYVLLSSIYSSARRWNRAAQVWDSMKANKVRKKRGMSWAEVGGNVHQFKAGDRSHPETHDIYRVLDSLAKRAKMEGFLPLTELVSMDVLEEEREENLNVHSEKVAVAYCVLKTGPGTEIRVSKNLQTCEDCHEWMKVVSKVLSRVILVRDRIRFHKFEKGACSCNDYW, via the coding sequence ATGGAAGCTCACGCTAGAGTCGTAAAGCATGGCATCATGACTGGATCCTCCATAGCTGCTCCGCTGTTTCACTTGTATCTGAAGCATGACCGTGTAGCCGAAGCGCTACTGCTGCTCGATGAGATGTTGGATGAGAAGGTTGATGCTGTGCATGGGAATTTAGTGATCGTCAAGCTCCTGAAGAGCGGAGAGTTCGACAGGGCAAACCGGGTGTTCAAGAAAATGCCGGTCAAGGACTTGGTTTCTTGGAACTCCATGATCGCAGGGTGTGTGCAGAACTCACGTCCGAAAGAGGCCATGAGCTTCTTCGACCGGATGATGGGCTCCGGGTTCGAACCCGATGGTTTCTCGTTCTCATCGGTGCTTTCGGCGTGCGCTCGCGTCGGTGCTCGTGGGTACGGCGAAAGAGTGCACCGATTGATGCTGGAGAAGAGGATTCAGCTTAATTTTATACTCTGCTCGGCTTTGATCGACATGTACGCAAAATGCGGAAACATCGATGCGGCTGAGGCAGTTTTCAACAGCATTGCAAGGGATAATGTTTCCATTTGGAATTCGATGATCACCGGGATGGCAATCCACGGGCACGGATCTGATGCCGTCGCATTGTTCTCTCGGATGGAGAGTGAGGGCTTGGCACCCGATGGAGTGACGTTCCTGGCGCTGCTGACAGCGTGCAGCCATGCCGGCATGGTTGAAGAGGCTCGTAAACACTTCAGGATGATGACACAAGTGCACGGAATCGAACCAGGAATCGAGCATTACGGTGCAATTGTGGACGCCACAGCTCGAGCTGGGCTGTTGGACCAAGCCTACGAGACGATACGAGGAATGGCTGTAGAGCCTGATGGCATCATATGGAGGATACTGCTGAGCGCTTGCAAGAGGCACCACCGGCCCGACCTAGGTGAAGTGGCAATCAATCACATGGCAAGCCGCGGAAGCGGAGACTATGTGCTGCTTTCGAGCATCTACTCGTCGGCGAGAAGATGGAATCGTGCTGCGCAAGTGTGGGATTCCATGAAGGCGAACAAAGTCCGGAAGAAACGAGGGATGAGCTGGGCGGAAGTAGGGGGAAACGTGCACCAGTTCAAAGCTGGAGATCGATCGCATCCCGAAACGCATGATATCTACAGAGTCTTGGATAGCTTGGCGAAGAGAGCAAAGATGGAGGGTTTCCTGCCGCTGACGGAGCTCGTGTCCATGGACGTCTTGGAGGAGGAAAGGGAAGAGAATCTCAATGTCCACAGTGAGAAGGTAGCTGTCGCTTACTGTGTGCTCAAAACTGGCCCTGGCACAGAGATCAGGGTGTCGAAGAATCTCCAGACATGCGAGGACTGCCATGAATGGATGAAGGTGGTCTCGAAGGTGCTGTCCCGTGTGATCTTAGTTAGAGATAGAATTCGCTTTCACAAGTTCGAGAAAGGTGCTTGTTCCTGCAACGACTATTGGTAG
- the LOC135614955 gene encoding pentatricopeptide repeat-containing protein At5g50990-like isoform X1: MHANCHATCSTKCLRERRYLRHFNSIIRASLEKGVPNKALSQFKVFLLSTPFRPDRWTFALILSACLRSSNLDTAMEAHARVVKHGIMTGSSIAAPLFHLYLKHDRVAEALLLLDEMLDEKVDAVHGNLVIVKLLKSGEFDRANRVFKKMPVKDLVSWNSMIAGCVQNSRPKEAMSFFDRMMGSGFEPDGFSFSSVLSACARVGARGYGERVHRLMLEKRIQLNFILCSALIDMYAKCGNIDAAEAVFNSIARDNVSIWNSMITGMAIHGHGSDAVALFSRMESEGLAPDGVTFLALLTACSHAGMVEEARKHFRMMTQVHGIEPGIEHYGAIVDATARAGLLDQAYETIRGMAVEPDGIIWRILLSACKRHHRPDLGEVAINHMASRGSGDYVLLSSIYSSARRWNRAAQVWDSMKANKVRKKRGMSWAEVGGNVHQFKAGDRSHPETHDIYRVLDSLAKRAKMEGFLPLTELVSMDVLEEEREENLNVHSEKVAVAYCVLKTGPGTEIRVSKNLQTCEDCHEWMKVVSKVLSRVILVRDRIRFHKFEKGACSCNDYW, from the coding sequence ATGCATGCAAATTGCCATGCCACATGTTCGACGAAATGCCTCAGAGAAAGACGCTACCTCCGTCACTTCAATTCCATCATCCGTGCTTCGTTGGAAAAGGGTGTCCCCAATAAAGCGCTCTCCCAATTCAAGGTCTTCCTCCTATCGACGCCCTTTCGGCCCGACCGCTGGACATTTGCTCTTATCCTCTCGGCATGCCTCCGGTCATCCAACCTCGACACCGCAATGGAAGCTCACGCTAGAGTCGTAAAGCATGGCATCATGACTGGATCCTCCATAGCTGCTCCGCTGTTTCACTTGTATCTGAAGCATGACCGTGTAGCCGAAGCGCTACTGCTGCTCGATGAGATGTTGGATGAGAAGGTTGATGCTGTGCATGGGAATTTAGTGATCGTCAAGCTCCTGAAGAGCGGAGAGTTCGACAGGGCAAACCGGGTGTTCAAGAAAATGCCGGTCAAGGACTTGGTTTCTTGGAACTCCATGATCGCAGGGTGTGTGCAGAACTCACGTCCGAAAGAGGCCATGAGCTTCTTCGACCGGATGATGGGCTCCGGGTTCGAACCCGATGGTTTCTCGTTCTCATCGGTGCTTTCGGCGTGCGCTCGCGTCGGTGCTCGTGGGTACGGCGAAAGAGTGCACCGATTGATGCTGGAGAAGAGGATTCAGCTTAATTTTATACTCTGCTCGGCTTTGATCGACATGTACGCAAAATGCGGAAACATCGATGCGGCTGAGGCAGTTTTCAACAGCATTGCAAGGGATAATGTTTCCATTTGGAATTCGATGATCACCGGGATGGCAATCCACGGGCACGGATCTGATGCCGTCGCATTGTTCTCTCGGATGGAGAGTGAGGGCTTGGCACCCGATGGAGTGACGTTCCTGGCGCTGCTGACAGCGTGCAGCCATGCCGGCATGGTTGAAGAGGCTCGTAAACACTTCAGGATGATGACACAAGTGCACGGAATCGAACCAGGAATCGAGCATTACGGTGCAATTGTGGACGCCACAGCTCGAGCTGGGCTGTTGGACCAAGCCTACGAGACGATACGAGGAATGGCTGTAGAGCCTGATGGCATCATATGGAGGATACTGCTGAGCGCTTGCAAGAGGCACCACCGGCCCGACCTAGGTGAAGTGGCAATCAATCACATGGCAAGCCGCGGAAGCGGAGACTATGTGCTGCTTTCGAGCATCTACTCGTCGGCGAGAAGATGGAATCGTGCTGCGCAAGTGTGGGATTCCATGAAGGCGAACAAAGTCCGGAAGAAACGAGGGATGAGCTGGGCGGAAGTAGGGGGAAACGTGCACCAGTTCAAAGCTGGAGATCGATCGCATCCCGAAACGCATGATATCTACAGAGTCTTGGATAGCTTGGCGAAGAGAGCAAAGATGGAGGGTTTCCTGCCGCTGACGGAGCTCGTGTCCATGGACGTCTTGGAGGAGGAAAGGGAAGAGAATCTCAATGTCCACAGTGAGAAGGTAGCTGTCGCTTACTGTGTGCTCAAAACTGGCCCTGGCACAGAGATCAGGGTGTCGAAGAATCTCCAGACATGCGAGGACTGCCATGAATGGATGAAGGTGGTCTCGAAGGTGCTGTCCCGTGTGATCTTAGTTAGAGATAGAATTCGCTTTCACAAGTTCGAGAAAGGTGCTTGTTCCTGCAACGACTATTGGTAG
- the LOC135614957 gene encoding N-alpha-acetyltransferase MAK3-like, whose translation MEEEAAAGESDGGGGGGEEAAVFSPSEIEYVSYGGEHHLPLIMGLVDDELSEPYSIFTYRYFVYLWPNLTFLAFHKEKCVGTVVCKMGDHRNTFRGYIAMLVVIKPYRGRGIATELVTRSIRVMMESGCDEVTLEAEVTNKGALALYGRLGFIRAKRLFRYYLNGVDAFRLKLLFPRQNPMLATTSFTDGGDDQLDNQHEFSQMYHDF comes from the exons ATGGAGGAGGAGGCAGCGGCGGGGGAGAgcgacggcggaggaggagggggagaggaAGCAGCGGTGTTCTCGCCCTCGGAGATCGAGTACGTGAGCTATGGCGGTGAGCACCACCTGCCGCTCATCATGGGGCTTGTCGATGACGAGCTTAGCGAACCCTACTCCATCTTCACCTACCGCTACTTCGTCTACCTGTGGCCCAACCTCACTTTCCTC GCGTTCCACAAGGAGAAGTGCGTGGGGACGGTGGTATGCAAGATGGGGGATCATAGGAACACCTTCCGGGGGTACATCGCGATGCTGGTTGTCATCAAGCCCTACAGGGGCAGAGGCATTG CAACTGAACTTGTTACTAGATCTATCAGAGTGATGATGGAATCAGGGTGCGATGAG GTAACACTTGAAGCGGAAGTGACGAACAAGGGAGCCCTTGCATTATATGGCCGTCTAGGATTTATAAGGGCAAAAAGGCTGTTCAGATACTATCTGAATGGCGTGGATGCTTTTCGCCTAAAGTTGTTATTCCCTCGGCAAAACCCCATGTTGGCAACTACATCATTTACGGATGGAGGTGATGACCAACTTGATAATCAGCATGAATTCTCTCAGATGTATCATGATTTCTAG
- the LOC135614958 gene encoding trihelix transcription factor ASR3-like, whose translation MVNAVEAGGSNGHNGGGDGGGGGRAPRLPRWTRQEILVLIQGKRVVESRGRGRGVGRGVGGGGGGGEEGAAAPVEPKWASVSSYCRLHGVNRGPVQCRKRWSNLAGDFKKIKEWEGKGKESFWTMRSDLRREKRLPGFFDREVYDILDGAAVAAVAEEEGKNGSGPAAAVGAEEEEAVFDSGRTAAEDGLFSDFDEEKEAEEEEEEDSAPPLQPVAAVPISEKKCESSQQGGSDRATTKDKQQDYNPEKGSPLREGQKRRRTSPEGAEDSDLQNRLIRVLEMNSRMLTAQLEAQNINCQLDRDQRKDQTNSLLAVLGKLADALGRIADKL comes from the exons ATGGTTAACGCCGTCGAAGCCGGTGGTTCCAATGGCCACAACGGCGGCGGCGACGGAGGAGGGGGAGGGCGGGCCCCGCGACTGCCGCGGTGGACGAGGCAGGAGATACTGGTGCTAATACAGGGGAAGAGGGTGGTGGAGAGCCGAGGGAGAGGGCGCGGGGTGGGGCGGGGagttggcggcggcggcggcggcggggaggaAGGGGCAGCCGCGCCGGTGGAGCCCAAGTGGGCGTCGGTGTCGTCTTACTGCCGGTTGCACGGGGTGAACCGGGGGCCGGTGCAGTGCCGGAAGCGGTGGAGCAACCTCGCTGGCGACTTTAAGAAGATAAAGGAGTGGGAAGGGAAGGGAAAGGAGTCGTTTTGGACGATGAGGAGCGATCTCAGGAGGGAAAAGAGGCTGCCGGGATTCTTTGATCGAGAGGTGTACGATATCCTCGACGGTGCAGCcgtggcggcggtggcggaggaggaggggaaaAACGGAAGCGGGCCGGCGGCGGCCGTGGGGGCTGAGGAGGAAGAGGCGGTCTTTGATAGCGGGCGGACCGCAGCCGAGGATGGATTGTTCTCAGACTTCGATGAGgagaaggaagcagaggaggaggaggaggaggattcggCGCCGCCCCTGCAGCCGGTGGCTGCTGTACCAATATCGG AAAAGAAGTGCGAATCATCTCAACAGGGGGGGTCTGACCGAG CTACAACAAAAGATAAACAACAAGATTATAACCCTGAGAAGGGCTCCCCGCTACGAGAAGGACAAAAGCGAAGACGAACATCACCAGAAGGAGCTGAAGACAGCGATCTACAGAATCGACTAATTAGAGTCCTAGAGATGAACAGTAGAATGCTGACAGCCCAACTAGAAGCTCAAAACATTAATTGCCAATTGGACAGAGACCAGAGGAAGGACCAAACTAACAGCTTGCTCGCTGTTCTGGGCAAACTTGCAGATGCTCTTGGCCGAATAGCTGACAAGTTATAG